catcgtttagtataccgatcgtgttagaattaaattctgagtcgatttaacaatgtccgtctgtctgtctgtccgtctgtctgttcatgtatttttgtgcgcaaagtacaggtcgcagtttaagtccgatcgtcctcaatcgctattgattttggaaaaaatcggctcagatttagatatagctgccatatatatttatccccgatctggttataattggcgtgtttatcaatcgatgttcttcaaattccgtacatccgaatattttatgaatctcgaaaaacttgcaatatattatccaaatcggttcagatttagatatagctgatatatatatctttcgtccgatttagactcatatggcaaaagaggccaaagtttactactgattttcgtgaaattttgcacagagggtagaattgacattctaccaatgcttggtaaatttgatggaaatcggttcagatttagatatagctcccatgtatatctttcgtccgatttggatataGTATCGGTATGTgtgacaaatttagttgaaatcggttcagatttagatatagctcccatatatatcggctcagatttagatatagctgtcatatatatttacaacCGATCTGGTCAGAAATGACGTATttttcaaccgatcttcttccaatttcgtataatcgagtattttgtgagtctcgtaaatgcaaaatatcattcacatcggttcagattcagatatagctctcatatatagctttctcccgatttacactcctatggcctcagaggccaacctttgttccgatttacgtgaaattttgcacagggagtagaattaacattgaaaATGTCCACAccgaatgtggttgaaatcggttcagatttagatatagctcccatatatagctttcgcccgatttacactcctatgacgCCAGAGGCCAAATGTTtactccgagttacgtgaaatttttcacagggagtagaattaacattataaatatgcgtaccgaatttaattgaaattggttcggatttagatatagctcccatatatagctgtcgtccgatttacagatatgaccactgtagatcaaaatttttctccgatttacttaaaattgtgcatggaaataacatttttactatgcatgccaaattttgttgaaattggttcagattttgatatagctgtcacatatatctttcgtccgatacgaacttatatggccccagaggtcaaCATTTCGcgtcgatttacttgaagttttgtacagagagtaggactaacattcttgcaacacatgccaaatttggttgaaatcggttcagatttagatataactcccatatatagatataactcccatatgaccacgaaggccaaagtttcatttcgataattttgaagttttgcaatgagcgttcaattaaaattttagcaaagtgtgccaaattgtaTCAAAgtcggctcagaattagacaaagcccccatatatattcttccgattttagcaaatatggccaaaatacccacatgttccttgtaaaatcgtcactgttaagtcgaaaactcgctaaaatgatttaaatttaCCTATTTACTAATTCgtatatatcgacctataaatcataaatgcagatttgctaaattttatgcaatttaaatatttctgatatttgtacccttcaccactactgtggtacagggtataataagtttgtgcatttgtatgtaacgccaagaaggaaaagtctgagatccatcgtttagtataccgatcgtctcagaattaaattctgagtcgatttagcgatgtccgtctgtctgtctgtccgtccgtccgtctgtctgtctgtctgttcatgtatttttgtgcgcaaagtacaggtcgcagtttaagtccgatcgtcctcaaatttggcatagggtcgttttttgggacaaagacaatcgctattagttttggaaaaaatcggttcagatttagatatagccgccatatatatttatacccgatctggttataattggcgtgtttatcaaccgatgttctttaagttcagtacatccgaatattttatgagtctcgaaaaacttgcaaaataccagccaaatcggttcagatttagatatagctcccatatatagctttcgtccgatttacactcatttgcccacagagggcaattttttgctccgatttagttgaaattttgcacaaggagtagaattagcattgtagctatgcgtgtccaattttgttaaaatcggttcagatttagatatagctcccataatatgtttttctgatttcgacaaaaatggtcaaaataccaacattttcccttttaaaatcgcgtctgcttagtcgaaaacttgtaaaaaggactgtaattttccttatcatcaaatacatatatatcgagcgataatcgtaaaaaaacttttgcaaagtttccttaaaattgcttcagatttaaatctttcccatatttataccctgcgccacactgtggaacaggatattataaggtAGTGCATATGTTGTaacacacagaaggagacgaggtagacatatggtgcctttggcaataatgctcagggtggttccctgagtcgatataaccttgtctgtctgtccgtccgtccgtccgtctgtctgtgaacacatttttgtgatcaaagtctaggtcgcaatataagtccaatatCAATAATTAAGAGCATAcacaataaatagaaataaaatgttaatattgtTTGATTTTATTCTTAATTAGAGAAATTCATGTTTATTGCCTAATTTATAAACCAAGtgtatagattttatagaagtctagcaaattttgcccagatcggaaaatgtggatctacaaggtggtgcagggtataatatagtcggtcccgcccgactttagactttccttacttgtttttttccgaaattaacaaaaatatctaGTTCGaacccatatattgacaaaagtgtAGATTCattataatttactgacagtttatcgaaggaatttgtatgctAATAGTAGGTTTATAGTATACGCTAACCTTTATGAATATGGGtataaatctttaattattttttggtttATAGAATGATTGGATTCCCAATATTACATTACTGTTTTCACAATAAACGAACTCGTCCCTCAACGATGATGTTAGATCTAACTTTTTTGGCGGTAATCAAATCAGCTACAATTCTCCATGCTACCTTTGGTAGAGCCAATGGAAATTGGTCAGCGTTAAATGTAGCATTTTTAAACTCATATAATTTATTCTGTAAAATTATAACAgacaagtaatttaatttaatttagaaatagaaatCATGGAATTTCGAAAGATAATACTTACTGCTAATAAAGGGCATTTAATAGGCATATTAGATACACGTCGTAACTCGGTGTAGACCTCTTTCAGAACATTTGCCTTTAGGCCAGCAATCATGCATTTGCAACCATCCAACTGAAAGGTCATGAACTTTATAGGACTGTTATTTTTTCTCAAGAGAAATCCATTAATTTTCACATCAAATTGCGTAACGTTCTTTTTTAACATAAACTCCCCGCTTATAGTTTTGTTATCGTAAAGTTTGTAACTGTATGATTTGGCGAACTCAGTATCGGAAACGGTGACATTCAGATAATGGATGTCGATGGTGAAATCACGCTACAATAGAAAATCATAAGAATATTAGgaacaatataaatattttcattcaaATGGATAAATCATTCGTGCAAATTATGCACATTACTtaacatatatataaataacaccAAACAATGTGTAGTCAAAACAAACTATGTCGGTGGCAATTTTGAAATATAAGCATATATGAAATACATAGAACAAAAGTATAagtttatttgataaaaaaaaaaaacaagtaaataaagtctaaagtcgggagggcccgactatattatacccctcaccactatgtataccaacaattttgataccatcttaactccttcaaatttgctgggagctataaaaAGGTCTATGTTCccttatacaaatatttaaatatgaaacgatttggaaaacaattttagaCTCAAATTTAAATCGACTAATGACCGGGACgtagcacaatgttagtaaaaaaacaagtatatacagcactaagttcggccgggccgaatcttaaatacccaccaccatgaaccaaatattagggtttcctttgaaatttcaggagggcttgaggacacttcccgaagataaatttaaagatatcccctatgaggactatatcagattctggatttataagaaccatttttgtttgagttttagaggaatcattaacatctcttgtaagtgcgcaagaaaattataaaataacgtcttgatttgaaatctttaatctgtagaagtaaaatctggaaatgtcaagcaattttcatgatcagtgcgctttctataccctcaagaagtgaagtcggtctatatggaggcattaccaaatggaccgataaaaacttaatccgatacacgtttttgtgagcctaaaataccagaatatttacaatttcagtcaaatcagataaaacctacggtttctagaaacccaaggagttaaatcgttcttatgggggccataccaaaatatggaccgatattcaccgttttcggcacacctctttatgacccgaaaatacctatagatttccaatttcaggcaaattggataaaaacttcggattctagaagcccaagaagtaaaatcgggaaatcggtctatatgggggctatacaaaaatatggactgatactcaccattttttgcacacctctttatggtcataaaatacctctagatttcaaatttcaggcaaatcggataaaagctaccatttctatatgcccaagacccccaaatcgggaggtcggtttatatggggaccataccaaaacatggaccgatactcacaatttttggcacacgtatttgtggtcctacaatacctctagatttccaatttcaggtaaattgaataaaaactgcggtttctataagaccaagaagtaaaatcgggagatcggtctatatgggggctataccaaaatatggaccaatactcacaatttttggcacacgtatttgtggtcctacaatacctctagatttccaatttcaggtaaattgaataaaaactgcggtttctataaacccaagaagtaaaatcgggagatcggtctatatatgggggctataccaaactatggaccgatactcacaatttttggcacacgtatttgtggtcctacaatacctctagatttccaatatcaggtaaattgaataaaaactgcggtttctataagcccaagaagtaaaatcgggagatcggtctatatgggggctataccaaaacatggaccgatactcaccatttttggcacacctctttatggtcgtaaaatacctctagatttcaaatttcaggcaaattggataaagacttcgatttctataagcccaagaccccaaatcgggaggtcggtttatatggggactatatcaaaacctggaccgatatagcccatcttcgaacttgacctgcctgcagacaaaagacgagtttgtgcaaaatttcagcacgattgcttcattattgaagactgtagcgtgattacaacagacagacagacagacagacagacagacggacagacggacatcgttatatcgtcatagaattgctccctgatcaagaatatatatactttatatagtcggaaatcgatatttcgatgtgttacaaacggaatgacaaacttattatacccccgtcaccattctatggtggtgggtataacaagtaaggaaagtctaaagtcgggcggggcagcCTATATTATACtttacaccactttgtagatctaaattttcaataccatatcacatgtgttgggggctatatataaaggtttgtcccatatacatacatttaaatatcactcgatctggacagaatctgatagacttctacaaaatctatagactcaaaatttaagtcggctaatgcactagggtggaacacaatgttagtaaagaaatatgggaaacatttaaatccgaagcaattttaaggaaacttcgcaaaagtttatttatgatttatcgctcgatttatatgtattagaagtttaggaaaattagagtaatttttacaacttttcgactaagcagtggcgatttaacaaggaaaatgttggtattttgaccatttttgtcgaaatcagaaaaacatatatatgggagctatatctaactcggaaccgatttcaattaaatttggcacacatgactgtattactaattgtactcctagtgcaaaatttcaaattgggccaaaactctgccttctggggccatataagtccatatcgggcgaaaaatatatatggcagctatatctaaatctgaaccgattttttccaaaaccaatagcgattgtctctgtcccaagaaacggccctatgccaaatttgaggacgatcggacttaaattgcgagctgtactttgtgcacaaaattacatatacagacagacggacagacagacagacggacagacagacagacagacagacggacatcgctaaatcgactcagaattttattctaaagcgatcggtatactaatagatgggtctatgaccactatttcttggcgttacatacaaatgcacaaacttattataccctgtaccacagtagtggtgaagggtataaaaatatgggaaacatttaaatctgaagcaattttaaggaaactttgcaaaagt
This is a stretch of genomic DNA from Haematobia irritans isolate KBUSLIRL chromosome 4, ASM5000362v1, whole genome shotgun sequence. It encodes these proteins:
- the LOC142235604 gene encoding uncharacterized protein LOC142235604; amino-acid sequence: MRIFHEPKKSKNTVITMKILNLLLTAVFIFEINAMRDFTIDIHYLNVTVSDTEFAKSYSYKLYDNKTISGEFMLKKNVTQFDVKINGFLLRKNNSPIKFMTFQLDGCKCMIAGLKANVLKEVYTELRRVSNMPIKCPLLANKLYEFKNATFNADQFPLALPKVAWRIVADLITAKKVRSNIIVEGRVRLL